The genomic window CGGGGGTCAGTTCACCTCGCGCGCCACCGGTCATCCACCGTCCGATCGCCGCCAGCGCCGACATGAGTCCCCACCGGAGCAGCAGCTCCTCGGCGATCCCGCCGTATAGGAACCGCAACGGCACGGCCGCGAGCACGCTTCGAACCGTCGCGCCCTCGCCGGAGACGGAGCCTGCGGGGCCGAGCAGCCACCCGGCGAGAAGCAGCGCAACGCCCGCGATTCCGCCCAGCCCGAGTGCGGGGCGAAGCTCGGATCGGAAGCCGGCCCACGCGCCGTCTCCGCCGTCGGCCCACTCGCGGACGCGCGACTTGAGGCCGACGCGCGGGGCGGCGACGAGCCCGACCGCAACCGCGACGCCCAGGAGGACGGCCGGCTGGATGGACACGAGCGCCAGTGCGACGACGGGGGACAGCTCCGACAGCGGCGCCGGTAGCCCGCCGCCGGCGACCGCGGTGGCCGAGGCCGCGATCACGCCGACGAGACCGAGGCAGAACAGCGCGCCGAACCGCCGGTGAGCGCCGGCGTCGGGACGGAGTGACGAGCGGGTGGGCAACGGGAGCATGGCCGAACGACCGCCGGTCGGGAACGTAAAACCACCACCGAGATGTCACGGCTTCCGACGCCCCGGCTCGGCGTCCCGAGCGCGCGGCGAACGTTCGACGATCACTCGGAGTTGACGGGTTTGGCGGCTGCCTCAGTCGGTTGCGGCAACTGTATCTCGAAGGTCGAATCGTCGGTGTCCACGACGAGGTCGCCGTCCGATTTGTTGACCGTCCACTCAAGACACCAGAGCGCGAGCCCTTCCGCGTGCTTCTTCGGCGTCACCTCCCCCCGCATGACGGCCTCAGCATCCATGTCGGGAAGCCCGTCCCGGTTGTCGGTGACCTCGAGAACGACGGGGTTTCGACCGGACCCGTTCGGGTTTCGATCGGGTCCGTCCGTCGACTCGCGTGTGATCTCGACTTCGATCTCGACACGTCCGTCGTTGTGTTCGATCACCTCCTCGACGACGTCGGCGACGGCCGTCGGGAGCGTTGGCACCCCCGCAACCGTCGGCGACGAGTCGTCGACCTCGAGCACGACGGCGGAGTCGGGCCAAGCCGCACGGAGTCCATCAAACTCGACGGATAGCTTCGCCGCGATGTCGATCGACCGTCGTTCGGCGTCTCCCGCCGCGACCAGGTTCTTGATACGCTTTGTTCTGTCCGAGAGCGTCGCGAGAGCCCACGCCGTCTCGTGGACCTTCTCGAGTTCGGCCCGCGTCTGCTCGTCGTCGACGTCCTCCGCGACGGACCTCACGCGACCCGCGATCACGTTGACGTCGTTGCGAACGTTGTGTCGGAGCACTCGATTCAGTACGTCGATCATCGTCGACCGCTCCGCGAGTTCCTCGTTCGACGCCTCGAGCGCCCGCTTCGTCGCCTGTATCTCCTCGAACTGCCGGTTGAGGGTGTCTCGCGTCGACGCGAGCCGCCTGTTGAGGTCGCCGAACTCGTCGCGACGCTCGGTGTCGAAGCGTACGTCGTAGTTCCCCCGTTCGAGTTCCTTCGTCCGCGTGCCGAGGCTCGACAGCGCACTGGTCACGTCGGCCCCGAGCACGAGGATCACGGTCGATACCCCGCCGACCGCGATCAGCCCGACGACGCCGATCCACGTTCTCGCCCGTCTGGTTATCGCGTACGCCTCGGCGGCGGGCGCGTGTTCGATCACGACCCAGTCGGTGTTCGCCACCGGCGCGTACGCGGCGACGTACTCCCCCCGGCCGTCCGGTCCTCGGTACGTCGAGCTACGGACGAACCCGTTCTCGCCGTCGAGACCGCTGTTCACTACCGGGGCCCGAAGTACCTGATCCCGATACTGTCGTAGCGTCGCGGACCGATCGTCGGCGAACACAACCGTCCCGTTGGAGTCGACGACCCGCGTGAACCCGCCGTCAACCGGGTGATCGAACCGTTCGAACACGCCCGAGGTGTCGATCGTCACCACGAGGACGTGCCCCGGGTTGTGTCTGATCGGCGTGAGGTAGCCGATCACGGTCGTCCCGTTCGACGAGCGGTACGGCTCCGTAGTCCGCACGTCTTCGAAGCCGTCGAACGCGAACTCCTCCTCCCACGGCAACGACCGAACGGCCGTCCCCTCCAACTCCCGATCCGCGTCCACCTCGACGGTGAGGCTGCGCCTATCGATCACGTACACGTCGACGATTCGGGTTTCCTTCGTGTCCGCGCGTTGCTTGAGGAGGTATCCTCGAACGGCGTGATCGCTCCCGTTCGCGAACACCGAGTCGGCGGAAACCACCCGTGTCACCAGTCGGTTCTGTCCGTTCCACTCGGCGAGCTCGCCCGCCTCGGCATCCGCCGCAGCGGTCATCGACCGTTCGACGTTCTCGTCCAGCACCGCCCCGAGTTGGACGTACAGTCCCAGGATGACGACGCCGACGATGACGAGCACGGTGATGAGGGCGGTAGCCAGCTTTCGCCGATACGAGGCGCGAACCAGCCCGACGACGTGACGGATCCCGGGCACCGAGCGGATCGACTCACGCATTCGCGATCACCCCGCACGTGTGGCCGGCTCGTGCGACTGTCCGCCGAGCCCGTATGACCCCGTCGTCGCCCGGCGAGTCACGCACGGCGCTCGGTCCGCGACCGTCCGAACGTCGTCCGCTCATCCGACGACCCCGATCTCGTTCAGGTACGAGCGAGCGACGGTGCTCGGCGATTCGTCCTCCATGATGACCCGCCGGGTCAACCGTCTGATCGTCGGTTTGTCCAACGCGGACACGATCGGCCGGAGGTGATCGAATATACCCGGGTGCTCCTCGATGGTCGGTGCGTGGGCCGTTGGCGACGGCTGATACGGAAGGAAGTACTCGCGGTCGTCCCGGAGCGTGACGAACGACCGACTCTCCAGTTGGGGGTCGGTGTCGAACCCGCTCGCGACCTGGACTCGGTCGTCACTCAGCAGCTCGTAGGTGATACCTACCGACGTGATGATGAACGTTCCGGACTCCAAGGTCTCCTTGGATTCGGACCCGATCCCGTAGTATTCGACCAGCCCGGACCACCCGTCCGACCGGTGATAGAAGTCCTCGTTGAGGGCCACTCCGAAGTCGGTGTCCCCCGATCCGACGTGCGTCGCGAACTCACTGATCGTCGTCACGCCGGTCCGTTCGCTCCAGTCGCGGTCGGCGATCAGGACGTACCCGTTGGAGAACGGGGCGGGAGGGGCCATCCGCACACCCTGTGACCGAGCGTCCTCGCTCACGAGCCGGTACAGCCGGTCCGGATCCGTTATCCGTTCGTCACGGCGCGGCGGGAGCCGACTCCACGCCGTTCCCGTGTACTCCCAGTAGAGGTCCTTGATCCCGGTCCTTGTCGCCTCCCAGTTCTCACGAGAGTTCCCGTAGCCGATCTCGTTGACGACCTGTATTCCCTCGACCGACTGAAGCCCGTGGTACGCCAGATATCCCAGTACTCGTTGTTCCGGGAACGACTTCGATCCGACGCGAACGTTAGACGGCTCCTCGGTTCCTCGACCCACTCCACGTCCCAAGCAGCCACCGGACACGCCGACGCCGACTGCACCGACCAACCGTATCGACTCCCGGCGTGTCTGTCGCACGATACCGGCCATCAGTCGCTGAGATAACAAATAACCCTGTGTCGGTGACGCGTGTCGGTTCGAGACCGTCGATCGGAGGGGGGCGCCGGTCGGAGACGTCAGTCGCTTTGGCCCCGGTCACGTCGCCCTCGTCAGCGTCACCTCGATCCCGCGGTCCGGTGGGGATTCGCCCACGCCCTGCGGGACACACCGCGTCGGCACCGGACACCGCTCGGCGGTCGCCGTCAGCGCCCGGGCCGTCCCGTCGATCCGCTCGTACGGGAACGACAGCCGGTAGCTGTACCCGGTCGCCGGTCCGGTGGAGACGAACACCTCCACGTCGATCTCGTCGCCGTCGTCGAGCGGCAGCACGGCCCCCTCGGCCTCGCCGCCCTCGCCGCCGCTGACGACCAGATCCTCACCGCTCACGGTGAGCTCGCCGTCCTCGACGACCATCGATAGCGACAGGGGGCCGCCGGAGTCGGTCGCCACGAGGTACGTCGACCCGCGGTCGCCGGTCACGCGCACGGTCGTTCCCTCGACCGACTCGGGACGCTGGAGCGTCGCGTTCAGGTAGAGCCGGTCGCCGGCGACGCGTTCGACCTCCCGGAGCCCGCCGCGGACCGTGGAGTCGTCGGTCGGCACCCACGATCCGGCGTACACGTAGCGGTAGAGGTCGCGGTTGGGGTATTCGCGGGCGACCTCCAGTTCCCGCGTGTCGCCCAGGGCGTACACCCGCGGACCGTCGTGGCCGGGGTCGTTGCGTAGCGCCTGGAACGGGTGGTTGAGCCACGGCCCGTACGGCGTCGGGAGGAACAGGACCGAGTCCTCCGGGACCGCCGCGCCGGGGTCGCCGTCGGCGACGAGCGGCCCGTAGCCGGCGCGCAGCTCCTCGGTCACCGCCTCGTTCCGCTCGACGGTGTCCTCGACGGCTCCGGCGGCGACGCCACCCGCGGCCGCGCCGCCGACGAGGAGTGCGACCGTCGCGACCGCGCGGGCGTGGCGCGCGTCGATCCGGCCCGCCCGTTCGGCGAGTTGGGTCGCGGCCCCGCGCAGGCCGTCCGCGAGGGCGACGCACGCCACCGCTGCGAACACGGCCGTCGGGACGATGAGGTCGTAGTGGTAGTACGGACCGAGGTAGTAGATCAGGCCGTCTGTGCGCACCTCAAGCGCGCCGAGGACGTTGAAGTTGCCCCAGAAGGCGACGTTGCCGGCGGCGACGCTCGCGAACGTCGCCGCGAGCAGTCCCCGACGGACCCGTTCGCCGAGCGCGCCGTCGCCGGCCTCGTCGTCGCCCGGGAGCCCCCGCCCGACGAGCGCGAGTGCGACGCCGGTTGCGGCCGCGGCGGCTCCCAGTGACCCCGCGACGACCCAGTCGGTGAACAGCGTGTCCAACACCAGCCGGTTTGCCTCGATCCCGAGTTCGGGCGTGTAGTCCACCACGTGCCCGAGGATGGCGCGCTCGCCGAAGCCGACGCCGTCCTCGGGGGCGAACGCGAGATACGGGAACAGGAACGGGTCGCCGGTGACGACGGCGTTGTATCCGAGTGTGGCGAGCACCCCAGCGGTTCCCAGCGCGGCGGTGATCAGGCGGCGGGCGAACAGCCCCCGCGCCTGTTCGTCGGTAGGTTCATCGACGAGCTCGGCGGCTGCCGGCGGTACGCGCCACGCGCCAGAGGCGGTGAGAGTCACGACCGCGTGGAGCACGAACGGGGTCGCGAACAACACCGCGGTGTACGGCCGTGCGAAGAAGGCGAGGCCGACGGCGACGCCGGCGAGCGTCGCGTCGCGCCGGCTCTCGCGTCGTTCCCCGCGGAGGTACCAGACGGCGAACGCGACGTTCAGCGCCGCCGTCAGGGCGTAGGGAAGGAACACGCCGCTGTGGACCACGAACAGCGGCGTCGCGAGCAGCAGGACGCCCGCGAGTGCACCGACGCGCGCGTCGAACAGTTCACGCCCGAGCGCAACGGTGCCGGCGACGAGGCCGGCGGCGATCCCCGCGAGCGCGACCGTGTACCCGCCCAGCAGCTTCCCGAGCGCGAACACCGTCGACGGGACGGGCGCGTACTTCGAGTAGAGGCCGCGCTCGCTGTCGACGAAGAACCACGGCCGAAACGCGTCCTCGACCGGCGGACGCAGGAACACCTGCCCGGACAGCAGCATGTCGGCCTGCTGGAGATACACGCCTTCGTCGTGGTTGAGCGACCGGAACGGAAACACGCCGGTGGCGACCACGACCGCGACGGCTGCGCCGATCGCGGCGAGCACGATCGCGGCGACGCGGCCGGCGTCGAGTCGCGAGCGGACTGCCGCGACCGCTCGGTCGGCGGTCCCGTCCTCGCTGCCGGCACTCTCGTCGCGCTCGTGTTCGGTGGACGCGCCCGTCATCTATTCGGAGGGGTACCACGCGAGGGCGTGGTCGGCGACGAGCGTGACCGCGACGGGCTCGCCCACCTCGAACTCCTCGGTGTGGTTGTGGAGACAGCGCAGGACGGTGCCGTCGTCGAGCTTCACGTGGTAGACGAACGAGGGCCCGGTGTACTGCCGGCGGATCACCTCGCCGTCGGCGTCGCCCTCGGCGACCGGGGTGGCCCTGAGGTCGTCCGGGCGCACCAGCACGTCGACGTGGCTGCCGACGTAGCCGTCGCCGAGCCCCTTCAACAGGTCCCGGTCGTACGAGCCGACGCTCGTCTCGATCCCGCTCTCGCTGACGCGCGCCGGGAGGAAGCTCGCCTGCCCCAGGAAGGAGGCGACGAACCGTGAGGTGGGATGCTCGAACACCTCCCCGGGGTCGCCGATCTGTTCGACCGTGCCGTCGTTGACGACGGCGACGCGGTCGGAAATCGACAGCGCCTCCTCCTGGTCGTGGGTAACCGAGACGGCCGTCACGCCCGCCTCGTCGAGAATGCGCTTCACCTCCTCGCGCATCCGCACGCGGAGGCTCACGTCGAGGTTCGAGAACGGCTCGTCGAGCAGCAATACCTCCGGTTCCGGAGCCAGCGAGCGCGCGAGCGCCACCCGCTGGCGCTGCCCGCCCGACAGCTCGGTTACCGAGCGGTCGCCGTAGTCGCCGAGACCGACCAGATCCAGCAGTTCAGCCACCCGCTCGTCGGCGGTCTCGGAGTTCGGGTCGTCGAGCCCGAACGCGATGTTCTCCGCGACCGTGAGGTGCGGGAACAGCGCGAACTCCTGGAACACGAGCCCCACGTCGCGTTCCTCGGGCGGGGTGGCCGCGCCCTCACCGGCAACAACGTCGCCGCCGACAGCGATTTTACCCTCGGAGGGGGTCTCCAGCCCGGCTATCATGCGAAGCGTCGTGGTCTTCCCGCACCCGGACGGGCCCAGAAGGGTGACGAGTTCGCCCTCGCGGACGGTCAGATCTAGGCCGGAGACGGCCGTCTCCGAGCCGTACCGCTTGACCACGTCCTCGAGTTCCAACACCGCCTCGCCCGTCGGCTCGCCCGCGTCGCCGCCGAGGCTGTCGCCGACTGTCGCCGCCGACTCGACCCGGTCGCGATCCGTTGCGCTGCCAGCGGTCTCGTCGACGGCCGTCCCGCCGTCGGTGGCCGGACCGGCCGCGTCGGCGTCGGCTCGAACGGGCCGATTTGCGTCGCGGTCTGGGTGGGGTGTGTCGTCACACATCGTCGGAACGGGTGAGCAGCGGAACCATCGAGAGGCCGGACACGGCCACTAACACGAGCGCCGGCAGGGCGGCGCGGCCGTAGTACCCGGCCTCCTGAACACGCCAGATGTAGGTCACTATCGTTGTAAACCCTGTCGGATGGAGGATGAGCGTCGTGTCCAGCTCCTTCATCGTCGTGAGGAACACGAGCGCGGCCCCCGCGACCAGGCCCGGCGAGATGAGCGGCAGCGTCACCCGCCGGAACGCGCCGCGCGGGTTCTCGCCGAGCAGGCGGGCGGCGCCGACCAGATCGCGGTCCACGCCGAGCACGGACGACTTCGTCGAACCGACCGCCTGCGGGAGGAACCGGACCACGTACGCGAACACCAGAAGCGGCAGCGACTGGTACACCACCCGGGCCGCGTCGGCGCCGAACGTCTCCAGCAGCCACCGGCTGGAGAAGAACACGAGCGCCAGCCCGAGGACGACGCCGGGCATCGCGTACCCGAGGTACGTCGCGCGGTCGACGGCCTTCGCCAACAGCGAGTTCGACCGTCCGGCGTAGTAGGCGACCGGGAGCGCGAGCACCACAGTCGCGGCCGCCGTCAACACGGCGACGTACGCCGAGTTCACTGCGAACTCGGGTCGGAACGCGAGCCCGCCTCCGCTGTACCCCGGCCCGGAGCGCACGAGCCACATCGTGAGGATCCCCACGGGCAGCGCCAGCGTGAACAGGCTCACGAACGCGGGGACGGCCGCCGCGAGCCAACGGAACGGGCCAAGCGAGACGACCGTCCGCACCGACGAGGGCGTCCCGTACCCCGCGGCGGTGTCGCCGCTGACGCGCGATTCGAGCGAGAGGATCACCGCAGTGACGGCGAGCAGCTGGATCGACAGCAGCGTCGCGTTCGACCGCCCCACGCCAAAGCTGTTCAGCTCGACGTAAATGACGCGCGTGAACACGTCGAGGCGCATGATCGCGGGCGTCCCGAAGTCCGACAGCGTGTACAGCGCGACCAACAGCGCGCCCGCGGTCACACCCGGCGCGATCTGTGGAAGGATCACCCGCCGGAACGCCTGCGGATAGCTGTGGTTGAGCGTTCGCGCCGCCTCCAGCTGTGTCGTGTCGAACGAGAGCAGCGACGCGCGCGTGGTCAGGAACACGTACGGATACGTGAACAGCGTCAACACGAGCGTCGTCCCGCCGAGCCCGTATACCGTCGGGATGTAGGGGTTCACGAACCCGAACCCGTACTGGGCGAAGAGATCCGGCAGCGCGCCGCTGGGACCGAACGCGGAGACGTATGCGAACGCGCCGATGTAGCTGGGGACGACCAGGGGAAGCGCCGCGAGCACGGTCCAGAACCGCCTGAATGGGAGGTCCGTCTGGACGGTCAGCACCGCAAGCGGCACACCCAGCGCGATCGACGCGCCGGTCACTAGGCTGACGAGCGTGAGACTGTTGACGAGTACCTCCGTCGTCGTCTCCGAGGTCAACAGCGAGACGGCGTCGGCGACGGCCAGCTCCGATGCGCTGACGAACAACCACAACAGCGGCGAGAGCACGGCGGCCGCGACGCCCGCAGCCAGGAGGACGACCGCCACGCTCGGCTGGCCGTCGTCGCTGGCGAGCAGTCCGCGGACCCGACCGACGCCCTCGCCGGGGGCCATCTCAGACCGCCTCCGCCATCACAGCACCCCGACGTCGCGCATCAACTCGAGGGTCGGCTGGATGTTCGACAGCTCGCGCAGGTCGATGCTCGGCGGGTCCAGCTCCGACACCGGCGGCAGCCCGCCCACGGGCGGGATGTCCCCGACCATCGGGTAGCCGTACGTCCGGGTGGCGAAGAACTCCTGGGCCTCCGCCGACAGCAGGTGGCGCACGAAGTTGAACGCGAGCTCCTTGTTCTGGCTCGCCGACAGCACCGACGCGCCCGCGACGTTGATCAGTCCGCCGGCGTCGCCGCTGGTGAACGCCAGGTCGATGGGGGCGTTCGGCCGGGCGGCCTGCACGCGCAGCGCGTAGTAGTGGTTCGCGAACCCGCCGTTGAGTGCGCCGTCGGCGACGGCGTTCGACACGAGGAACTCGTTGTTGAACTCGGTGACGCCCGCGTCGAGCATCCCCTGGAGCCACTCGCGGGTGGCCTCCTCGCCCTCGATCAGCCGCATCGCGGTGATGAACGACTGGAAGGCGCCGTAGGTGGGGGCCCACCCGATCGCGTCCTGGAACCCCTCGAACTCCGGGAACTCCATCACGTCGTCCGGGATGTCGTCCTCCGACAGCTCCTCGGTGTTGTACGGGACCGCGCGGGCCCGCCCGGCGGTGCCGACCCACGTGTCGTCGGGGTGGAACTCCTCGGGGACGGGGTCGACGACCTCCGAGGGGAGCTCCGCCGAGAGTCCCTCGGCGGAGACGGCCGCCAGCGACCCGGCGTCGACCGACCAGAACACGTCCGCCGGCGTCGCCGGGCCCTCGCTGATGATCGTGTTCGCCGCGTCGGCGGTTCCCGACTCCCGAGGCGTCGCGGTGAAGTCGGGGTAGATGTCCTCGAACTTCGCGAGCAGGTCGCGGTAGAGGCCGCCCTCGCCGCCGCCGAGGTAGATCGTCAGCTCGCCGCTGAGATCCTCGAGGTCGCCGATGCGCGTGCCGCCGATGTCGGAGCGTCCCTGCGCCAGCGGGCCGGAGCCGCGGAAGTCGTCGAACGCGGCGTCGATCCGGTCGTCGCTGCCGGTTCCGCCGCCGCCTCCGCCGCCACCGCCGTCGTCGCCGCCACCGCCGCCGCCGCTGTCGCCCTCGCCGTCGCCGCCGAGGCCGCCACAGCCCGCGAGCCCGGCCGCGCCGGCCGCGCCCAGTCCCGCGAGTACCTTCCGCCGCCGATACGTCCGCCGTCCGTCCGTCGTGTCGTCTTCGGTCATCTCGGTGTGTGTCTCTCGATCAGTCATCAGCAAGCACCTCCGGTGCGTCCGCCGCCGTCGTACGCGTTCCCGCGCCCTCGACGCGGTCGAGGCAGTCGATCCAGTCGCGCATGTACTCGCCGCAGTGGTTGAGGAACGCCCCGTTGTTCCACTCCTCGAAGTCGCCCTCCGCGAGCGCGTCGGCCATCTCCGCGAACGCCGCCTCGAAGGAGTCGGCGTCCTCGGCGACGCCGTCGAGCACCTCCCAGACGTGCTCGTTCAGCTCAAGGCCCGCGACCTCGTTCGCGAGGTCGTCGAACGTCGACCGGGGCGCCTTGTTGTGCTCACACAGCGGGCCGCCATTGTACACCTGCTTGCCGAGCACGTCCGCGGCGCGCTTGAGGAACAGCCCCGACCAGATGTCGTCGAACCGGCCGACCTCCCACTCGTTGTCGTCCATCGGGAGCTGATAGAACGCGGGGACGACCTCGCGACGGAACCCGAGGTTCATCGAGCAGACCGTGAGGTACTGCCCCTCGGCGGCGACGAAGTCGCGCCGGAAGTCGCTCGACTCGGTGAGCGTCTGGGCCTGCCCCTGCAGGTCGCCGTCCATCAGGATCCGGACGGCGTCGAGGTCGGGCACGTTCGTCCACAGTCCTTGGGAGGCGACGACTTCGTCGACGTGCTCGGTGTCGGTTTCGACGGTCTCGTCCATCGCGGCGTACGGGTAGCCGCGGGGGTAGAGGTCGGTGTCGGACTGGTAGAGGACGTTCACCCACGACTCGTCCGAACGGACTGACTCGATCTCTCCCTCATGCGCGAGGTTGCGCATGTGGGTGCCGAAGAAGTCCTCCTCGGCGTGCGGGAGCGTGTCGTCGTCGATGAAGACGCCGTACTCGAAGCGCTCGTGGGCCCACATGTACAGCAGCCCAAACGACGTCTGGGCGTGGCTCGCGGCGGGGATCAGGTGTGAGAACTCGGCGGCGTCGTGGTCCTCGAACCACTCCTCGCGCGCGGTGCCGTCGAAGACGACGCCGTCGACGCCCTCCTCGTCGAGCATCGACTCCATCGCGTCGGTGTCACAGAAGTCCTCGGTGACGAGGACGAAGAACAGCCTGTCCGTGTCGAAGCCGTGTTCGCGAGCGTTCGCGACGTACTCGCGGACGCACTCGTACTCCCGGATCGTCGGGATGATGACA from Halobaculum magnesiiphilum includes these protein-coding regions:
- a CDS encoding ABC transporter ATP-binding protein, which translates into the protein MCDDTPHPDRDANRPVRADADAAGPATDGGTAVDETAGSATDRDRVESAATVGDSLGGDAGEPTGEAVLELEDVVKRYGSETAVSGLDLTVREGELVTLLGPSGCGKTTTLRMIAGLETPSEGKIAVGGDVVAGEGAATPPEERDVGLVFQEFALFPHLTVAENIAFGLDDPNSETADERVAELLDLVGLGDYGDRSVTELSGGQRQRVALARSLAPEPEVLLLDEPFSNLDVSLRVRMREEVKRILDEAGVTAVSVTHDQEEALSISDRVAVVNDGTVEQIGDPGEVFEHPTSRFVASFLGQASFLPARVSESGIETSVGSYDRDLLKGLGDGYVGSHVDVLVRPDDLRATPVAEGDADGEVIRRQYTGPSFVYHVKLDDGTVLRCLHNHTEEFEVGEPVAVTLVADHALAWYPSE
- a CDS encoding alpha-1 4-glucan-protein synthase, producing the protein MSSPQDICVIIPTIREYECVREYVANAREHGFDTDRLFFVLVTEDFCDTDAMESMLDEEGVDGVVFDGTAREEWFEDHDAAEFSHLIPAASHAQTSFGLLYMWAHERFEYGVFIDDDTLPHAEEDFFGTHMRNLAHEGEIESVRSDESWVNVLYQSDTDLYPRGYPYAAMDETVETDTEHVDEVVASQGLWTNVPDLDAVRILMDGDLQGQAQTLTESSDFRRDFVAAEGQYLTVCSMNLGFRREVVPAFYQLPMDDNEWEVGRFDDIWSGLFLKRAADVLGKQVYNGGPLCEHNKAPRSTFDDLANEVAGLELNEHVWEVLDGVAEDADSFEAAFAEMADALAEGDFEEWNNGAFLNHCGEYMRDWIDCLDRVEGAGTRTTAADAPEVLADD
- a CDS encoding CPBP family intramembrane glutamic endopeptidase produces the protein MLPLPTRSSLRPDAGAHRRFGALFCLGLVGVIAASATAVAGGGLPAPLSELSPVVALALVSIQPAVLLGVAVAVGLVAAPRVGLKSRVREWADGGDGAWAGFRSELRPALGLGGIAGVALLLAGWLLGPAGSVSGEGATVRSVLAAVPLRFLYGGIAEELLLRWGLMSALAAIGRWMTGGARGELTPGVAWAAILASAVLFGVGHLPTAATLYGSLTPSVIAFVVLGNSLGGIAYGWLYWRHSLEAAMVGHAATHVVFVAVSLALVVA
- a CDS encoding extracellular solute-binding protein; the encoded protein is MTDRETHTEMTEDDTTDGRRTYRRRKVLAGLGAAGAAGLAGCGGLGGDGEGDSGGGGGGDDGGGGGGGGGTGSDDRIDAAFDDFRGSGPLAQGRSDIGGTRIGDLEDLSGELTIYLGGGEGGLYRDLLAKFEDIYPDFTATPRESGTADAANTIISEGPATPADVFWSVDAGSLAAVSAEGLSAELPSEVVDPVPEEFHPDDTWVGTAGRARAVPYNTEELSEDDIPDDVMEFPEFEGFQDAIGWAPTYGAFQSFITAMRLIEGEEATREWLQGMLDAGVTEFNNEFLVSNAVADGALNGGFANHYYALRVQAARPNAPIDLAFTSGDAGGLINVAGASVLSASQNKELAFNFVRHLLSAEAQEFFATRTYGYPMVGDIPPVGGLPPVSELDPPSIDLRELSNIQPTLELMRDVGVL
- a CDS encoding glycine betaine ABC transporter substrate-binding protein codes for the protein MGRGTEEPSNVRVGSKSFPEQRVLGYLAYHGLQSVEGIQVVNEIGYGNSRENWEATRTGIKDLYWEYTGTAWSRLPPRRDERITDPDRLYRLVSEDARSQGVRMAPPAPFSNGYVLIADRDWSERTGVTTISEFATHVGSGDTDFGVALNEDFYHRSDGWSGLVEYYGIGSESKETLESGTFIITSVGITYELLSDDRVQVASGFDTDPQLESRSFVTLRDDREYFLPYQPSPTAHAPTIEEHPGIFDHLRPIVSALDKPTIRRLTRRVIMEDESPSTVARSYLNEIGVVG
- a CDS encoding HAMP domain-containing protein, yielding MRESIRSVPGIRHVVGLVRASYRRKLATALITVLVIVGVVILGLYVQLGAVLDENVERSMTAAADAEAGELAEWNGQNRLVTRVVSADSVFANGSDHAVRGYLLKQRADTKETRIVDVYVIDRRSLTVEVDADRELEGTAVRSLPWEEEFAFDGFEDVRTTEPYRSSNGTTVIGYLTPIRHNPGHVLVVTIDTSGVFERFDHPVDGGFTRVVDSNGTVVFADDRSATLRQYRDQVLRAPVVNSGLDGENGFVRSSTYRGPDGRGEYVAAYAPVANTDWVVIEHAPAAEAYAITRRARTWIGVVGLIAVGGVSTVILVLGADVTSALSSLGTRTKELERGNYDVRFDTERRDEFGDLNRRLASTRDTLNRQFEEIQATKRALEASNEELAERSTMIDVLNRVLRHNVRNDVNVIAGRVRSVAEDVDDEQTRAELEKVHETAWALATLSDRTKRIKNLVAAGDAERRSIDIAAKLSVEFDGLRAAWPDSAVVLEVDDSSPTVAGVPTLPTAVADVVEEVIEHNDGRVEIEVEITRESTDGPDRNPNGSGRNPVVLEVTDNRDGLPDMDAEAVMRGEVTPKKHAEGLALWCLEWTVNKSDGDLVVDTDDSTFEIQLPQPTEAAAKPVNSE
- a CDS encoding ABC transporter permease, giving the protein MAPGEGVGRVRGLLASDDGQPSVAVVLLAAGVAAAVLSPLLWLFVSASELAVADAVSLLTSETTTEVLVNSLTLVSLVTGASIALGVPLAVLTVQTDLPFRRFWTVLAALPLVVPSYIGAFAYVSAFGPSGALPDLFAQYGFGFVNPYIPTVYGLGGTTLVLTLFTYPYVFLTTRASLLSFDTTQLEAARTLNHSYPQAFRRVILPQIAPGVTAGALLVALYTLSDFGTPAIMRLDVFTRVIYVELNSFGVGRSNATLLSIQLLAVTAVILSLESRVSGDTAAGYGTPSSVRTVVSLGPFRWLAAAVPAFVSLFTLALPVGILTMWLVRSGPGYSGGGLAFRPEFAVNSAYVAVLTAAATVVLALPVAYYAGRSNSLLAKAVDRATYLGYAMPGVVLGLALVFFSSRWLLETFGADAARVVYQSLPLLVFAYVVRFLPQAVGSTKSSVLGVDRDLVGAARLLGENPRGAFRRVTLPLISPGLVAGAALVFLTTMKELDTTLILHPTGFTTIVTYIWRVQEAGYYGRAALPALVLVAVSGLSMVPLLTRSDDV
- a CDS encoding ArnT family glycosyltransferase, with translation MTGASTEHERDESAGSEDGTADRAVAAVRSRLDAGRVAAIVLAAIGAAVAVVVATGVFPFRSLNHDEGVYLQQADMLLSGQVFLRPPVEDAFRPWFFVDSERGLYSKYAPVPSTVFALGKLLGGYTVALAGIAAGLVAGTVALGRELFDARVGALAGVLLLATPLFVVHSGVFLPYALTAALNVAFAVWYLRGERRESRRDATLAGVAVGLAFFARPYTAVLFATPFVLHAVVTLTASGAWRVPPAAAELVDEPTDEQARGLFARRLITAALGTAGVLATLGYNAVVTGDPFLFPYLAFAPEDGVGFGERAILGHVVDYTPELGIEANRLVLDTLFTDWVVAGSLGAAAAATGVALALVGRGLPGDDEAGDGALGERVRRGLLAATFASVAAGNVAFWGNFNVLGALEVRTDGLIYYLGPYYHYDLIVPTAVFAAVACVALADGLRGAATQLAERAGRIDARHARAVATVALLVGGAAAGGVAAGAVEDTVERNEAVTEELRAGYGPLVADGDPGAAVPEDSVLFLPTPYGPWLNHPFQALRNDPGHDGPRVYALGDTRELEVAREYPNRDLYRYVYAGSWVPTDDSTVRGGLREVERVAGDRLYLNATLQRPESVEGTTVRVTGDRGSTYLVATDSGGPLSLSMVVEDGELTVSGEDLVVSGGEGGEAEGAVLPLDDGDEIDVEVFVSTGPATGYSYRLSFPYERIDGTARALTATAERCPVPTRCVPQGVGESPPDRGIEVTLTRAT